A genomic window from Micromonospora ferruginea includes:
- the mgrA gene encoding L-glyceraldehyde 3-phosphate reductase, with translation MTYLASDDRYDTMLYRRSGRSGLKLPVISLGLWHNFGPDRPFERQRDIVRRAFDLGITHFDLANNYGPPPGAAEEAFGRLLATDLKPYRDELVVSTKAGYLMWPGPYGEWGSRKYLISSLDQSLRRMGLDHVDVFYSHRFDPDTPLEETMGALDAIVRSGRALYVGISNYDSEQTLRAAEILRDLGTPLLINQPSYSMLNRWTESDGLLDTLEQVGAGCIAFSPLAQGLLTDRYLGGIPADSRVRTSVFLNESDLDEAKMATVRALAEVARRRGQTLAQLALVWALRDPRMTSLIIGASSVGQLDGNVAALDGLDLAGEDLAEIDQILAGAR, from the coding sequence GTGACCTACCTCGCCAGCGACGACCGTTACGACACGATGCTCTACCGGCGCAGTGGCCGCAGCGGGCTCAAGCTGCCGGTGATCTCCCTCGGCCTGTGGCACAACTTCGGGCCGGACCGGCCCTTCGAACGGCAGCGCGACATCGTCCGCCGCGCGTTCGACCTCGGCATCACCCACTTCGACCTGGCCAACAACTACGGGCCGCCGCCGGGCGCGGCGGAGGAGGCGTTCGGTCGGCTGCTCGCCACCGACCTGAAGCCCTACCGGGACGAGCTGGTGGTGTCCACCAAGGCCGGCTACCTGATGTGGCCCGGCCCGTACGGCGAGTGGGGCTCCCGGAAGTACCTGATCTCGTCGCTGGATCAGTCGCTGCGTCGGATGGGCCTCGACCACGTCGACGTCTTCTACTCGCACCGCTTCGACCCGGACACCCCGCTGGAGGAGACGATGGGCGCGCTGGACGCGATCGTCCGCTCGGGCCGGGCGCTCTACGTCGGCATCTCCAACTACGACTCGGAGCAGACGCTGCGGGCCGCCGAGATCCTCCGCGACCTGGGCACGCCGCTGCTGATCAACCAGCCGTCGTACTCGATGCTCAACCGCTGGACCGAGTCCGACGGCCTGCTGGACACGCTCGAGCAGGTCGGCGCCGGCTGCATCGCCTTCAGCCCGCTGGCCCAGGGCCTGCTGACCGACCGCTACCTGGGCGGCATCCCGGCCGACTCGCGGGTGCGGACAAGCGTCTTCCTCAACGAGAGCGACCTGGACGAGGCGAAGATGGCGACCGTCCGCGCGCTCGCCGAGGTGGCCCGGCGGCGGGGGCAGACCCTGGCCCAGCTCGCCCTGGTGTGGGCGCTGCGCGACCCGCGGATGACCAGTCTGATCATCGGTGCGAGCAGCGTCGGCCAGTTGGACGGCAACGTCGCCGCGCTGGACGGCCTGGACCTGGCCGGCGAGGACCTGGCCGAGATCGACCAGATCCTCGCCGGGGCGCGGTGA
- a CDS encoding GlxA family transcriptional regulator: MSVVPHRVAVLALDGVVALDLGTPAQVLGAARTEDQTPLYAVSTCTAGGRPVRSTAGFQVLPDHGLDLLESADTVIVPGIHAGPPLTDGTVPAEVASALRAAHDRGARIMSICTGAFVLAAAGLLDGRPATTHWAYASRFRRLHPGVRLDPEVLFVDDGRVLTSAGVAAGVDLCLHVIRTDHGSAVANRAARRCVVPPWRDGGQAQYIERPVPRVAEAGTTATREWARQRLHEPVTLRELAAHARMSVRTFTRRFRSETGLSPAQWLLQQRTEHARVLLETTDLSVDRVARDAGFGTAAALRQHFHARVGVSPTAYRRTFRAPSGEVGLAAQGA; the protein is encoded by the coding sequence ATGTCCGTCGTACCGCACCGCGTCGCCGTCCTCGCCCTCGACGGCGTGGTCGCCCTCGACCTCGGCACCCCGGCCCAGGTCCTCGGCGCCGCCCGCACCGAGGACCAGACCCCGCTGTACGCGGTGAGCACCTGCACCGCCGGCGGCCGGCCGGTCCGCAGCACCGCCGGCTTCCAGGTGCTCCCCGACCACGGGCTCGACCTGCTGGAGAGCGCCGACACGGTGATCGTCCCCGGCATCCACGCCGGCCCGCCGCTCACCGACGGCACGGTGCCCGCCGAGGTGGCGTCCGCGCTGCGCGCCGCCCACGACCGGGGCGCCCGGATCATGTCCATCTGCACCGGCGCGTTCGTGCTCGCCGCCGCCGGCCTGCTCGACGGCCGGCCCGCCACCACCCACTGGGCGTACGCGTCCCGCTTCCGCCGGCTGCACCCCGGCGTACGCCTCGACCCGGAGGTGCTGTTCGTCGACGACGGCCGGGTGCTCACCTCGGCCGGCGTGGCCGCCGGCGTCGACCTCTGCCTGCACGTGATCCGCACCGACCACGGCAGCGCGGTGGCCAACCGGGCGGCCCGGCGCTGCGTCGTGCCGCCGTGGCGCGACGGCGGTCAGGCGCAGTACATCGAACGGCCGGTGCCCCGGGTCGCGGAGGCCGGCACCACGGCCACCCGGGAGTGGGCCCGGCAGCGGCTGCACGAGCCGGTCACGCTGCGCGAGCTGGCCGCACACGCGCGGATGAGCGTACGCACGTTCACCCGGCGGTTCCGCTCCGAGACCGGGCTCAGCCCGGCTCAGTGGCTGCTCCAGCAGCGCACCGAACACGCCCGGGTGCTCCTGGAGACCACCGACCTGAGCGTCGACCGGGTCGCCCGCGACGCCGGCTTCGGCACCGCCGCCGCCCTGCGCCAGCACTTCCACGCCCGGGTGGGCGTGTCCCCGACGGCCTACCGCCGCACCTTCCGCGCGCCCTCAGGCGAGGTGGGGCTGGCGGCGCAGGGCGCGTAG
- a CDS encoding aldo/keto reductase, which translates to MRFVRLDTPKPISKIGLGTWQFGSREWGYGPDYERRAAEIVRRALDLGVTLFDTAELYGFGRSERILGAALGDERAKVVVASKIFPLLPVAPVVQQRAVASASRLGVDGIDLYQVHQPNPVVADTTTMRGMRSLQDVGLVGEVGVSNYDLRRWRFAEAALGRRVLSNQVRYSMIDRGPEEDLIPYAEQAGRIVIAYSPLAQGFLSGRYDATNPPAGAVRRANPYFLPENLARGAGLIATLREVADAHDATPSQIALAYVLRHPNVVAIPGASGVEQMERNAAAAEIDLTDDEYAALVAAAHAFRPVTGLAAVPRMIRARLGK; encoded by the coding sequence ATGCGTTTCGTGCGGCTCGACACCCCCAAGCCCATCTCGAAGATCGGCCTCGGCACGTGGCAGTTCGGCTCCCGGGAGTGGGGCTACGGCCCCGACTACGAGCGCCGGGCCGCCGAGATCGTGCGGCGGGCGCTCGACCTCGGGGTCACCCTCTTCGACACCGCCGAGCTGTACGGCTTCGGCCGCAGCGAACGGATCCTCGGCGCGGCGCTCGGAGACGAGCGGGCGAAGGTGGTGGTGGCCAGCAAGATCTTCCCGCTGCTCCCGGTCGCCCCGGTGGTGCAGCAGCGGGCGGTCGCCTCCGCGAGCCGGCTCGGCGTCGACGGCATCGACCTCTACCAGGTGCACCAGCCCAACCCGGTGGTCGCCGACACCACCACCATGCGCGGCATGCGCTCGTTGCAGGACGTCGGGCTGGTCGGCGAGGTCGGGGTCAGCAACTACGACCTGCGCCGGTGGCGGTTCGCCGAGGCCGCGCTGGGCCGCCGGGTGCTGAGCAACCAGGTCCGCTACAGCATGATCGACCGCGGCCCGGAGGAAGACCTGATCCCGTACGCGGAACAGGCCGGCCGGATCGTCATCGCGTACAGCCCGCTGGCGCAGGGGTTCCTCTCCGGCCGCTACGACGCCACGAACCCGCCGGCCGGCGCGGTGCGCCGGGCCAACCCGTACTTCCTGCCGGAGAACCTGGCCCGCGGCGCCGGGCTGATCGCCACGCTGCGCGAGGTGGCCGACGCGCACGACGCCACGCCGAGTCAGATCGCGCTCGCCTACGTGCTGCGGCACCCGAACGTGGTGGCCATCCCCGGCGCGTCCGGGGTGGAGCAGATGGAACGCAACGCGGCCGCCGCCGAGATCGACCTGACCGACGACGAGTACGCCGCGCTGGTCGCCGCCGCACACGCGTTCCGGCCGGTCACCGGCCTGGCCGCGGTGCCCCGGATGATCCGCGCCCGACTGGGGAAGTGA
- a CDS encoding response regulator, which translates to MTIDVLVVDDDELIRVGLRAIVDAQPDLRVVGEGADGAEVPPLVAKLRPRVVLMDVRMPAIDGIQATRRLLAASADPPRVLVVTTFANDEYVYEALRAGASGFLLKRARPAEVVEAIRVVAAGESLLFPAAIRQLVGAYGRRGGDRLDAARLTEREGEVLRLMAAGLSNPEIAARLVLGVETVKTHVGNVLAKLGVRDRTQAVIAAYESGFVVPAG; encoded by the coding sequence GTGACCATCGACGTGCTGGTCGTCGACGACGACGAGCTGATCCGGGTCGGCCTGCGCGCCATCGTCGACGCCCAGCCGGACCTGCGCGTCGTCGGCGAGGGGGCGGACGGCGCCGAGGTGCCGCCGCTGGTGGCCAAGCTGCGACCGCGGGTGGTGCTGATGGACGTGCGGATGCCGGCCATCGACGGCATCCAGGCCACCCGCCGGCTGCTCGCCGCCTCCGCCGACCCGCCGCGCGTGCTGGTGGTCACCACGTTCGCCAACGACGAGTACGTCTACGAGGCGCTGCGCGCCGGCGCGAGCGGGTTCCTGCTCAAACGGGCCCGCCCGGCCGAGGTGGTGGAGGCGATCCGGGTGGTGGCGGCCGGCGAGTCGCTGCTCTTCCCGGCCGCCATCCGGCAGCTCGTCGGCGCCTACGGGCGGCGCGGCGGCGACCGGCTGGACGCCGCCCGGCTCACCGAGCGGGAGGGGGAGGTGCTGCGGTTGATGGCGGCCGGACTGTCCAACCCGGAGATCGCCGCCCGGCTGGTGCTCGGCGTGGAGACGGTCAAGACGCACGTCGGGAACGTGCTGGCCAAGCTCGGGGTGCGCGACCGCACCCAGGCGGTGATCGCCGCGTACGAGTCGGGGTTCGTGGTCCCGGCCGGCTGA
- a CDS encoding magnesium chelatase: protein MSAHTQVSPVPPAELPGTLGALRAAGHHYRTVKQELRDNLLARMRAGEERFPGIVGYQDTVLPEVERALLAGHDMVLLGERGQGKTRLIRSLGGLLDEWMPVIPGSVLNEHPMHPLTPASRALVESAGDDLPIGWLHRSMRYGEKLATPDTSVGDLIGDVDPVRLAQGRTLGDPETIHFGLVPRTNRGVFAVNELPDLAERIQVALLNVLEERDIQVRGYQLRLPLDLLLVASANPEDYTNRGRIITPLKDRFGAEIRTHYPLDLELELALIRQEADLAAGVPEHVLEVLARFAREVRESPSVDPRSGVSARFPIAAAETVAAAALRRSGLLAAGGSAEAAVARVGDAASVTSTLRGKVEFESGEEGREIEVLGHLLRTATAETFRSRLAGLDLSGFTALVAEGAVIETGELVSSAELLRQVGTVPGLAKVLDRLGLGDAPSPEEAAAGIEFVLEGLHLTRRLGKDVTDAGRTVYGGRG, encoded by the coding sequence GTGAGCGCTCACACCCAGGTCTCCCCGGTCCCGCCCGCCGAGCTGCCCGGCACGCTCGGCGCACTGCGCGCGGCCGGTCACCACTACCGCACGGTCAAGCAGGAGCTTCGCGACAACCTCCTCGCCCGGATGCGCGCCGGCGAGGAGCGCTTTCCCGGCATCGTCGGCTACCAGGACACGGTGCTGCCCGAGGTCGAGCGGGCGTTGCTCGCCGGCCACGACATGGTGCTGCTCGGCGAGCGCGGGCAGGGCAAGACCCGGCTCATCCGCTCGCTCGGCGGGCTGCTCGACGAGTGGATGCCGGTGATCCCCGGCTCGGTGCTCAACGAGCACCCGATGCACCCGCTCACCCCGGCCTCGCGCGCGCTCGTCGAGTCGGCCGGCGACGACCTGCCGATCGGCTGGCTGCACCGGTCGATGCGCTACGGCGAGAAGCTCGCCACCCCGGACACCAGCGTCGGCGACCTGATCGGCGACGTCGACCCGGTGCGGCTCGCCCAGGGCCGCACCCTCGGCGACCCGGAGACCATCCACTTCGGGCTGGTGCCCCGCACCAACCGGGGCGTCTTCGCCGTCAACGAGCTGCCCGACCTGGCCGAACGCATCCAGGTGGCGTTGCTCAACGTGCTGGAGGAGCGCGACATCCAGGTCCGCGGCTACCAGTTGCGGCTGCCGCTGGACCTGCTGCTGGTGGCCAGCGCCAACCCGGAGGACTACACCAACCGGGGCCGGATCATCACCCCGCTCAAGGACCGCTTCGGCGCCGAGATCCGCACCCACTACCCGCTCGACCTGGAGCTGGAGCTGGCGCTGATCCGGCAGGAGGCCGACCTGGCCGCCGGCGTGCCGGAACACGTGCTGGAGGTGCTCGCCCGGTTCGCCCGCGAGGTGCGCGAGTCACCCTCGGTGGACCCCCGCTCCGGGGTGTCCGCCCGGTTCCCCATCGCCGCCGCGGAAACCGTGGCCGCCGCCGCGCTGCGCCGCTCCGGCCTGCTCGCCGCCGGCGGCTCGGCCGAGGCGGCCGTCGCGCGCGTCGGCGACGCCGCGTCGGTGACCTCCACGCTGCGCGGCAAGGTGGAGTTCGAGAGCGGCGAGGAGGGACGCGAGATCGAGGTCCTCGGGCACCTGCTGCGGACCGCCACCGCCGAGACGTTCCGGTCCCGGCTCGCCGGGCTGGACCTCTCCGGCTTCACCGCGCTGGTCGCCGAGGGCGCCGTGATCGAGACCGGCGAGCTGGTCTCCTCGGCCGAGTTGCTGCGCCAGGTCGGCACCGTGCCGGGGCTGGCCAAGGTGCTCGACCGGCTCGGCCTCGGTGACGCGCCCAGCCCGGAGGAGGCCGCCGCCGGCATCGAGTTCGTCCTCGAAGGGCTGCACCTGACCCGCCGGCTGGGCAAGGACGTCACCGACGCCGGGCGCACCGTCTACGGCGGCCGGGGCTGA
- a CDS encoding hemerythrin domain-containing protein has translation MDDITALILDDHAAFRRGFARLDDARDPAEMLAIWEALALHLDVHAEAEEAILYPHLVKHGDDGEDETADAIGDHNKIRDAIAESKLHEVGSDAWWAAVGTARRENSEHLAEEEDEALPDFRRHAGVELRAELGARWLTFYGEHKNGRNLPFRDKDPQGYVRDHR, from the coding sequence ATGGACGACATCACCGCACTGATCCTGGACGACCACGCCGCCTTCCGACGCGGCTTCGCCCGGCTCGACGACGCCCGCGACCCGGCCGAGATGCTGGCGATCTGGGAGGCGCTCGCCCTGCACCTGGACGTGCACGCCGAGGCGGAGGAGGCCATCCTCTACCCGCACCTGGTCAAGCACGGCGACGACGGCGAGGACGAGACCGCCGACGCCATCGGCGACCACAACAAGATCCGCGACGCGATCGCCGAGTCGAAGCTGCACGAGGTCGGCTCGGACGCCTGGTGGGCGGCGGTGGGCACGGCCCGCCGGGAGAACAGCGAGCACCTGGCCGAGGAGGAGGACGAGGCGCTGCCCGACTTCCGCCGGCACGCGGGCGTGGAGCTGCGCGCCGAGCTGGGCGCCCGCTGGCTCACCTTCTACGGCGAGCACAAGAACGGCCGGAACCTGCCGTTCCGCGACAAGGACCCGCAGGGCTACGTGCGCGACCACCGCTGA
- a CDS encoding sensor histidine kinase yields MTVRAVFAPLVRGSTWRRAVFLLLGGVLALPYVLLAVAFTQLVTSSEVPRPLGFGLLLVGAGLAVVPVFLAGSRALEIAAARALLAVDLPEPLPGHRVDRETRLRSALWIAMHLGTGAAVLFAAISAFPMALVFVAGLAGLDVGAVSDERFGPFDPARPVPAGLAGVAVLVALGYAMAGLGALAASMAPVLLGPAQAERIAALEARAVRLAERNRLARELHDSVGHALTVATLQAGAARELLDTDPEFSRRALRAIEETSRRAMDDLDQVLGLLRETDSGQRPAPTAPQPTLAGLDGLVTAARAAGLVVESRVGGPLDALPAVVSREGYRIVQEGLTNAARHGRGPVTLRVAVPPEGLEIELVNAVRGAARATGGGRGLDGMRERVLLLGGRLDAGPQGERWRVRATLPAPREESG; encoded by the coding sequence ATGACGGTCCGGGCGGTGTTCGCGCCGCTGGTGCGCGGCAGCACCTGGCGACGTGCCGTGTTCCTGCTCCTCGGCGGCGTGCTCGCGCTGCCGTACGTGCTACTGGCGGTGGCGTTCACGCAACTGGTGACCAGCTCGGAGGTGCCGCGTCCGCTCGGGTTCGGGCTGCTGCTGGTCGGCGCCGGGCTGGCCGTGGTGCCGGTGTTCCTGGCCGGCAGCCGGGCGTTGGAGATCGCCGCCGCCCGGGCGCTGCTCGCGGTCGACCTGCCCGAGCCGCTGCCGGGCCACCGCGTCGACCGGGAGACCCGGCTGCGGTCCGCGCTGTGGATCGCCATGCACCTGGGCACCGGCGCGGCCGTGCTGTTCGCCGCGATCAGCGCGTTCCCGATGGCGCTGGTCTTCGTCGCCGGCCTCGCCGGGTTGGACGTCGGCGCGGTGTCCGACGAGCGGTTCGGCCCGTTCGATCCGGCCCGCCCGGTGCCGGCCGGCCTGGCCGGGGTGGCCGTGCTGGTCGCGCTCGGCTACGCGATGGCCGGGCTGGGCGCGCTCGCCGCCTCGATGGCGCCGGTGCTGCTCGGCCCGGCCCAGGCCGAGCGGATCGCCGCGCTGGAGGCCCGCGCCGTGCGGCTGGCCGAACGCAACCGGCTGGCCCGGGAGCTGCACGACTCGGTCGGGCACGCGCTGACCGTGGCGACGCTCCAGGCCGGCGCCGCGCGGGAACTGCTCGACACCGACCCCGAGTTCAGCCGGCGGGCGCTGCGTGCCATCGAGGAGACCAGCCGGCGGGCCATGGACGACCTCGACCAGGTGCTCGGGCTGCTCCGCGAGACCGACTCCGGGCAGCGGCCGGCGCCCACCGCGCCGCAACCCACCCTCGCCGGGCTGGACGGGCTGGTCACCGCCGCCCGGGCCGCCGGGCTGGTGGTCGAGTCCCGGGTCGGCGGGCCGCTGGACGCGCTGCCCGCGGTGGTGTCCCGGGAGGGCTACCGGATCGTGCAGGAAGGGCTGACCAACGCGGCCCGACACGGCCGGGGACCGGTGACGCTGCGGGTCGCCGTACCCCCGGAAGGGCTGGAGATCGAGCTGGTCAACGCCGTGCGTGGCGCCGCGCGGGCGACCGGCGGCGGGCGTGGGCTGGACGGCATGCGGGAACGGGTGCTGCTGCTCGGCGGGCGGCTCGACGCCGGCCCGCAGGGGGAGCGGTGGCGGGTCCGGGCCACCCTGCCGGCGCCGAGGGAGGAGAGCGGGTGA
- a CDS encoding VWA domain-containing protein: MAGNRFRYGQWRGGPDPLAPPYDVRAAVDAVGAEVLNGGSLREALRDLLRRGPDGRGGLEDLAARARRMRREALRRGDLDGTVTRARALLDQALAAERDELRGRDGDDARFAEAVLDNLPRSTARAVSELAGYDWASAEARQTYQRILDGLRGEVLEQRFAGLRDAARAAADPEAQRQLAEMMRDLNDLLARHARSEDTTDAFAEFMRRHGRFFPEHPRDVEELVDVLARRAAAGERLMRSLSDRQREELGGLMRQSLGDRLAGELSQLDDHLRSLRPDLNWQRGERVRGDQPLGYGEAAGALDEIAELDELLDSLDQDQAGATLDDVDVDAVARTLGRDAADDVRRLRDLERELRRQGWVDRDADGLTLSPKALRRLAGTALRRVFADLTAGPRGQHDLRTAGAAGEVSGSSRPWEYGDEQPLDVVRTLTRAVRRAGPGVPVPLAVEDFEVVETERRASAAVVLCVDLSYSMISQGRWGPMKQTALALSHLMATRFPQDALQIVGFGREAMPLTQQELAAAEPDMQQGTNLQHALRLAGRHLRRHPGAEPVVLVVTDGEPTAHLDPEDGEAYFHWPPLPETIEATIREVDRLTRYGATLNLFMLGDDPGLRRFVDAVARRSKGRMFTPDLGDLGEYVVSDYLRARHGRR; encoded by the coding sequence GTGGCCGGCAACCGGTTCCGGTACGGGCAGTGGCGCGGCGGACCCGACCCGCTCGCCCCGCCGTACGACGTGCGCGCCGCCGTGGACGCGGTCGGCGCGGAGGTGCTCAACGGCGGCAGCCTGCGGGAGGCGCTGCGCGACCTGCTGCGGCGCGGCCCCGACGGGCGTGGCGGCCTGGAGGATCTGGCCGCCCGGGCCCGGCGGATGCGCCGGGAGGCGCTGCGCCGGGGCGACCTCGACGGCACGGTGACCCGCGCCCGCGCGCTCCTCGACCAGGCGCTCGCCGCCGAACGCGACGAGCTGCGGGGACGCGACGGCGACGACGCCCGGTTCGCCGAGGCGGTCCTGGACAACCTGCCCCGGTCCACCGCCCGCGCGGTGTCCGAGCTGGCGGGATACGACTGGGCCAGCGCCGAGGCGCGGCAGACCTACCAGCGGATCCTCGACGGGCTGCGGGGCGAGGTGCTGGAGCAGCGCTTCGCCGGGCTGCGGGACGCGGCGCGCGCCGCCGCCGACCCGGAGGCCCAGCGGCAGCTCGCCGAGATGATGCGGGACCTCAACGACCTGCTCGCCCGGCACGCCCGCTCGGAGGACACCACCGACGCGTTCGCCGAGTTCATGCGCCGGCACGGCCGGTTCTTCCCGGAGCACCCCCGGGACGTCGAGGAGCTGGTCGACGTGCTGGCCCGCCGGGCGGCGGCTGGCGAGCGGCTGATGCGGTCGCTGTCCGACCGGCAACGCGAGGAACTGGGCGGGCTGATGCGCCAGTCGCTCGGTGACCGGCTGGCCGGGGAGCTGTCCCAGCTCGACGACCACCTGCGGTCGCTGCGCCCCGACCTGAACTGGCAGCGCGGCGAGCGGGTCCGCGGCGACCAGCCGCTCGGCTACGGCGAGGCCGCCGGCGCGCTCGACGAGATCGCCGAACTCGACGAGCTGCTGGACTCCCTCGACCAGGATCAGGCCGGCGCCACCCTGGACGACGTCGACGTCGACGCGGTGGCCCGGACGCTGGGCCGCGACGCCGCCGACGACGTACGCCGCCTGCGCGACCTGGAACGCGAGCTGCGCCGCCAGGGCTGGGTCGACCGGGACGCGGACGGGCTGACGCTCAGCCCGAAGGCGCTGCGCCGGCTCGCCGGCACCGCGCTGCGGCGGGTCTTCGCCGACCTGACCGCCGGCCCGCGCGGCCAGCACGACCTGCGTACGGCCGGCGCGGCCGGCGAGGTCAGCGGCAGCTCCCGCCCCTGGGAGTACGGCGACGAGCAGCCCCTGGACGTGGTGCGCACGCTGACCCGGGCGGTCCGCCGGGCCGGCCCCGGCGTGCCGGTGCCGCTCGCGGTCGAGGACTTCGAGGTGGTGGAGACCGAGCGCCGGGCGTCGGCGGCGGTGGTGCTCTGCGTCGACCTGTCGTACTCGATGATCTCGCAGGGACGCTGGGGCCCGATGAAGCAGACCGCGCTGGCCCTGTCGCACCTGATGGCCACCCGGTTCCCGCAGGACGCGCTGCAGATCGTCGGCTTCGGCCGGGAGGCGATGCCGTTGACCCAGCAGGAGCTGGCGGCGGCGGAGCCGGACATGCAGCAGGGCACCAACCTCCAGCACGCGCTGCGGCTGGCCGGCCGGCACCTGCGCCGCCACCCCGGCGCCGAGCCGGTGGTGCTGGTGGTCACCGACGGCGAACCCACCGCCCACCTCGACCCGGAGGACGGCGAGGCGTACTTCCACTGGCCGCCGCTGCCGGAGACGATCGAGGCGACGATCCGGGAGGTGGACCGGCTGACCCGCTACGGCGCGACGCTCAACCTGTTCATGCTCGGCGACGACCCGGGGCTGCGCCGGTTCGTGGACGCGGTGGCCCGCCGGTCGAAGGGCCGGATGTTCACCCCCGACCTGGGCGACCTGGGCGAGTACGTCGTCTCCGACTACCTCCGCGCCCGCCACGGCCGCCGCTGA
- a CDS encoding DUF7594 domain-containing protein, with product MTTRSRSLLRLVAPMLVLAGAAVTPPGTPAHAARPKPHATTAAAVARATDAVTLTPVADAWVDASRPAVNSGRTASLRVDAVPRQVAYLRFDVTGVDSDPTAVLRLYVETASSTGVDIHPVADNTWDENTITYDNAPVIGATTVRSEPVGADTWVSVSISSLVTGNGPVTVALTTTNDTGLRVTSREGANKPQLITPSPPNPSPYVVSRLGAVTYQAASNVTGETYTGSLKTVLESAVVELNRLGGGTVRFGAGTFDFGAEYMKLEGVRKVTFVGAGMYDTLIRNDNSSAGDTEPFNTKGWDSVIVRDLAVSAGGAFRSTSDALDFDDGNNMVVERVRVTASRGRGIVFDGKNQSWTSMGNTVRDCVISGAQSDGVELLATSGDTVTGCTITNVGGHGIQVNRASSTADQPNKTADHNVVSDNMIDNAGQDGINVNSGTGNQVVDNHITNSANVTPNRDGIRVTTATGITCTDTVVSGDVAIDDQTVKTQRYGLYITEGCNATVVGPGDTFTPNRVSAIRDAGTGTIFR from the coding sequence ATGACCACTCGATCCCGATCCCTGCTCCGTCTCGTGGCGCCGATGCTCGTCCTGGCCGGCGCCGCCGTCACCCCACCGGGCACCCCGGCGCACGCCGCCCGGCCGAAGCCGCACGCCACCACCGCGGCGGCGGTCGCCAGGGCGACCGACGCCGTGACGCTCACCCCGGTCGCCGACGCGTGGGTGGACGCCTCCCGCCCGGCGGTCAACTCGGGGCGGACCGCCTCGCTCCGGGTCGACGCCGTGCCCCGGCAGGTCGCCTACCTGCGCTTCGACGTCACCGGCGTCGACTCCGACCCCACCGCGGTGCTGCGGCTCTACGTCGAGACGGCCAGCAGCACCGGCGTGGACATCCACCCCGTGGCCGACAACACCTGGGACGAGAACACCATCACCTACGACAACGCCCCGGTGATCGGCGCCACCACCGTCCGCAGCGAACCGGTCGGCGCGGACACCTGGGTGTCGGTGAGCATCTCGTCGCTGGTCACCGGCAACGGGCCGGTGACCGTGGCGCTCACCACCACCAACGACACCGGCCTGCGGGTGACCAGCCGGGAGGGTGCCAACAAGCCGCAACTGATCACGCCGTCCCCGCCCAACCCGTCGCCGTACGTGGTCAGCCGGCTCGGGGCGGTGACCTACCAGGCGGCCTCGAACGTCACCGGTGAGACCTACACCGGCAGCCTCAAGACGGTGCTGGAGAGCGCCGTGGTCGAGTTGAACCGGCTCGGCGGCGGCACGGTCCGCTTCGGCGCCGGCACCTTCGACTTCGGCGCCGAATACATGAAGCTGGAGGGCGTCCGCAAGGTGACCTTCGTCGGCGCCGGCATGTACGACACGCTCATCCGCAACGACAACTCCAGCGCCGGGGACACCGAGCCGTTCAACACCAAGGGTTGGGACAGTGTGATCGTCCGCGACCTGGCGGTCTCGGCCGGCGGGGCGTTCCGGTCCACCAGCGACGCGCTCGACTTCGACGACGGCAACAACATGGTCGTGGAGCGGGTGCGGGTGACCGCCTCGCGGGGCCGGGGCATCGTGTTCGACGGCAAGAACCAGAGCTGGACGTCGATGGGCAACACCGTGCGGGACTGCGTCATCAGCGGGGCACAGAGCGACGGCGTCGAACTGCTGGCGACGAGCGGGGACACGGTCACCGGCTGCACGATCACCAACGTGGGCGGGCACGGCATCCAGGTCAACCGCGCCTCGTCCACCGCCGACCAGCCGAACAAGACGGCCGACCACAACGTCGTCAGCGACAACATGATCGACAATGCCGGGCAGGACGGCATCAACGTCAACAGCGGCACCGGCAACCAGGTCGTCGACAACCACATCACCAACAGCGCGAACGTCACGCCGAACCGGGACGGCATCCGGGTCACCACGGCGACCGGCATCACCTGTACCGACACCGTGGTCAGCGGTGACGTGGCCATCGACGACCAGACCGTCAAGACCCAACGCTACGGCCTCTACATCACCGAGGGCTGCAACGCGACCGTCGTCGGGCCCGGCGACACGTTCACCCCGAACCGGGTGAGCGCGATCCGGGACGCCGGCACCGGGACCATCTTCCGCTGA